The following are encoded in a window of Mycolicibacterium tusciae JS617 genomic DNA:
- a CDS encoding FHA domain-containing protein FhaB/FipA — translation MQGLVLQLTRVGFLLLLWLFIWSVLRILKTDIYAPTGAVMVRRGLPLRGSLLPNRGRRNVARQLVVTEGALAGTRITLGSQPVLIGRADDSTLVLTDDYASTRHARLSPRGSEWYVEDLGSTNGTYLDRAKVTTAVRVSMGTPVRIGKTVIELRP, via the coding sequence ATGCAGGGGTTGGTACTGCAACTGACACGCGTCGGCTTCCTGTTGCTTCTGTGGTTGTTCATCTGGTCGGTGCTAAGGATCCTGAAGACCGATATCTACGCGCCCACCGGAGCGGTCATGGTGCGACGGGGACTGCCGCTGCGGGGTTCGCTGCTGCCCAATCGGGGCCGCAGGAACGTGGCGCGTCAGCTGGTCGTCACCGAGGGGGCGCTGGCTGGCACACGCATCACTTTGGGCAGCCAACCGGTGCTCATCGGCCGCGCCGACGACTCAACGCTGGTTCTCACCGACGATTACGCCTCGACACGGCATGCCAGGCTGTCCCCTCGAGGTTCGGAATGGTACGTAGAAGACCTAGGATCGACCAACGGCACATACCTCGACAGGGCCAAGGTGACGACTGCGGTACGCGTTTCGATGGGGACGCCGGTTCGAATCGGCAAGACGGTAATTGAGCTGCGCCCGTGA
- a CDS encoding DUF881 domain-containing protein, with protein sequence MAPTSRSAWRFGVPVVCLLAGLLLAATHHVSDGGEIRRSDAPRLVDLVREAQQSVDRLTVERDSLVNSLDSHHGGSPSADAALAAITNKSARLAVEAGLEPMRGAGLVVTLNDAQRDAEGRFPRDASPDDLVVHQQDIDAVLNALWSAGAEGIQMQDQRIIGTSAPRCVGNTLLLNGRTYSPPYVITAIGNAPAMQAALAAAPLVTLYRQYVVRFGLGYSEEPRAQVDLAGYPGPVRMKFAKPAGPVGY encoded by the coding sequence ATGGCGCCCACGTCCCGCTCCGCTTGGCGGTTCGGCGTACCCGTGGTCTGCCTTCTGGCCGGGCTCCTGCTGGCTGCGACCCATCACGTCTCTGACGGCGGGGAGATCAGGCGCAGCGACGCCCCCCGGTTGGTCGACCTGGTGCGGGAAGCGCAACAGTCGGTCGATCGGCTGACCGTCGAACGCGACTCCCTGGTGAATTCACTGGACAGCCACCACGGCGGATCGCCGAGCGCAGACGCGGCGTTGGCCGCCATCACCAACAAGTCCGCCAGATTGGCCGTGGAGGCCGGCCTGGAGCCGATGCGCGGTGCCGGTCTGGTGGTGACGCTGAACGACGCTCAGCGCGACGCTGAAGGCCGTTTCCCCCGCGACGCCTCCCCCGACGACCTCGTGGTGCACCAACAGGACATCGACGCCGTTCTGAACGCACTGTGGAGCGCCGGCGCAGAAGGCATCCAGATGCAGGATCAGCGGATCATCGGCACCTCGGCGCCGCGGTGCGTCGGCAACACGCTGCTGCTCAACGGACGCACCTACAGTCCGCCGTACGTCATCACCGCGATCGGCAACGCACCTGCCATGCAGGCCGCCCTCGCCGCGGCGCCGCTGGTCACGCTCTACCGGCAGTACGTGGTGCGGTTCGGATTGGGCTACTCCGAGGAGCCCAGAGCGCAGGTGGATCTGGCGGGGTATCCCGGACCGGTGCGCATGAAGTTCGCCAAGCCCGCGGGACCCGTCGGCTATTGA
- the pbpA gene encoding D,D-transpeptidase PbpA, which produces MNTSLRRISISVMVLVVLLLANATLTQVFTADGLRSDPRNQRVLLDEYSRQRGQISAGGQLLAYSVSTNGRFRFLRVYPNPYAYAPVTGFYSLQYSSTGLERAEDTVLNGSDQRLFGRRLADFFTGRDPRGGNVDTTIKPQVQQAAWDAMKDGCGGPCKGSVVALEPSTGKILAMVSSPSYDPNLLATHNTDEQSTAWEKLRDDPDSPLLNRAISETYPPGSTFKVITTAAALQHGATENTQLTAAARIPLPDSTATLENFDGSTCGGAPTTTLRQAFAKSCNTAFVQLGLDTGRDALRSAASSFGLDTPTPMIPLQVVESTVGPIPDDAALGMSSIGQKDVAVTPLQNASVAATIANGGVTMRPYLVDSLKGSDLANIGTAAPQEERRAVPQQVADTLTDLMVAAEQATQQKGAIAGVQIASKTGTAEHGTDPRNTPPHAWYIAFAPAQAPKVAVAVLVENGGDRLSATGGVLAAPIGRATIAAALREGT; this is translated from the coding sequence ATGAACACCTCGCTGCGCCGCATCTCCATCTCGGTGATGGTCCTGGTCGTGTTGCTGCTTGCCAACGCCACGCTCACCCAGGTATTCACCGCTGACGGCCTGCGCTCCGATCCACGCAACCAGCGCGTGCTGCTCGACGAGTATTCGCGTCAGCGCGGCCAGATTTCGGCCGGCGGTCAGCTCCTGGCGTATTCCGTGTCGACGAATGGGCGCTTCCGCTTCCTCCGCGTGTACCCGAACCCGTACGCGTATGCGCCCGTCACCGGCTTCTACTCATTGCAATATTCGAGCACCGGACTGGAGCGCGCCGAGGACACCGTCCTCAACGGCTCCGACCAGCGCCTGTTCGGGCGGCGACTCGCAGACTTCTTCACCGGCCGTGATCCCCGCGGCGGAAACGTCGACACCACCATCAAACCCCAAGTGCAGCAGGCGGCCTGGGACGCGATGAAGGACGGCTGCGGCGGTCCGTGCAAGGGCTCGGTGGTGGCACTCGAGCCGTCCACCGGCAAGATTCTCGCGATGGTTTCATCACCGTCGTACGACCCCAACCTGCTGGCCACGCACAATACGGACGAGCAGTCGACCGCCTGGGAGAAGTTGCGCGACGACCCCGATTCACCGCTGCTGAACCGCGCGATCTCCGAAACGTACCCGCCCGGCTCCACTTTCAAGGTCATCACCACCGCGGCCGCGCTTCAGCACGGCGCGACCGAGAACACCCAACTCACCGCTGCGGCTCGAATCCCATTGCCCGACAGCACCGCAACACTGGAGAACTTCGACGGCTCCACGTGTGGCGGGGCCCCGACGACCACGCTGCGTCAGGCATTCGCGAAATCCTGCAACACGGCCTTCGTCCAGCTGGGCCTCGACACCGGGCGGGACGCCTTGCGGTCCGCGGCGTCGTCATTCGGACTGGACACTCCTACTCCGATGATCCCGCTTCAGGTGGTCGAGTCGACCGTCGGGCCCATTCCCGACGACGCGGCGCTGGGCATGTCGAGCATCGGCCAAAAGGACGTCGCGGTGACACCTCTGCAGAACGCATCTGTCGCCGCGACCATCGCAAACGGCGGGGTGACGATGCGGCCATACCTGGTCGATAGCCTTAAGGGATCCGACCTTGCCAATATCGGGACTGCGGCGCCGCAGGAAGAGCGGCGAGCGGTGCCGCAGCAGGTCGCCGATACACTGACGGATCTGATGGTCGCCGCTGAGCAGGCAACGCAGCAGAAGGGAGCCATCGCCGGCGTGCAGATCGCTTCGAAGACCGGCACTGCGGAGCACGGCACCGATCCGCGCAACACTCCGCCGCATGCCTGGTATATCGCATTCGCCCCAGCTCAGGCACCCAAGGTCGCCGTCGCCGTGCTGGTCGAGAACGGTGGCGACCGATTGTCAGCCACCGGAGGAGTGCTGGCCGCACCCATTGGCCGCGCCACGATTGCAGCAGCGTTGCGGGAGGGAACATGA
- the pknB gene encoding Stk1 family PASTA domain-containing Ser/Thr kinase, translating into MTTPQHLSDRYELGDILGFGGMSEVHLARDQRLHRDVAVKVLRADLARDPSFYLRFRREAQNAAALNHPAIVAVYDTGEAETPNGPLPYIVMEYVEGVTLRDIVHTDGPMEPRRAIEVIADACQALNFSHQHGIIHRDVKPANIMISNAGAVKVMDFGIARALADANNVTQTAAVIGTAQYLSPEQARGEKVDARSDVYSLGCVLYEMLTGEPPFVGDSPVAVAYQHVREDPIAPSQRHEGISPELDAVVLKALAKNPDNRYQTAAEMRTDLVKVHSGEQPDAPKVFTDAERSSLMSAEPGDHRTAPIDAVGRAQPQYFEREKRGSIGRWLIAVAVLAVLTVVVTLAINMTGGGTRDVAVPDVSGKVSADAVAELQNRGFRTRTQQKPDSNVPPDHVIGTDPAANSSVDAGDEITISVSTGPEQREIPDVRNLSYDDAVEKLTDAGFENFRPSSSPSTPEMKDKVLGTNPPVNQTSAITNEVTIVLGAGPETRPIPDVKGQAQESAMQILTASGFTKSVPVEVDSTLPAGQLLGTNPPAGQTVPIDTVIQMQVSRGNQFVMPDLRGQFWTDAEPRLRALGWIGVLDRGGDVQNSGQRTNAVVTQSPSAGTGVNYDGRITLSFAS; encoded by the coding sequence ATGACAACCCCGCAACACCTGTCCGACCGGTACGAACTCGGCGACATCCTCGGCTTCGGCGGCATGTCCGAAGTCCATTTGGCGCGCGATCAGCGGTTGCACCGCGACGTGGCGGTCAAGGTGCTGCGCGCGGACCTGGCCCGCGATCCGAGCTTCTACCTGAGGTTCCGCCGCGAGGCGCAGAACGCCGCCGCGCTGAACCACCCCGCCATCGTCGCGGTCTACGACACAGGTGAGGCCGAGACCCCCAACGGTCCCCTGCCCTACATCGTGATGGAGTACGTCGAGGGCGTCACGCTGCGCGATATCGTGCACACCGACGGGCCGATGGAGCCGCGCCGGGCCATCGAGGTCATCGCCGATGCGTGCCAGGCGCTGAACTTCAGCCACCAGCACGGGATCATCCACCGCGACGTCAAACCCGCGAACATCATGATCAGCAACGCCGGCGCGGTCAAGGTGATGGACTTCGGCATCGCACGCGCACTCGCCGACGCCAACAACGTCACCCAGACCGCAGCCGTGATCGGCACCGCGCAATATCTATCCCCCGAACAGGCGCGCGGTGAGAAGGTCGACGCCCGCTCCGACGTGTACTCGCTGGGCTGCGTGCTGTACGAAATGCTCACCGGCGAGCCACCTTTCGTTGGTGATTCGCCTGTCGCAGTGGCGTATCAGCACGTCCGAGAAGATCCGATAGCGCCGTCGCAGCGCCACGAGGGCATCTCCCCCGAGCTCGATGCTGTCGTGCTCAAGGCGCTGGCCAAGAATCCCGACAACCGGTATCAGACCGCGGCGGAGATGCGTACCGACCTGGTCAAGGTGCACAGTGGCGAACAGCCCGATGCGCCGAAGGTGTTCACCGACGCCGAGCGCAGCTCGCTGATGTCGGCTGAGCCGGGCGATCACCGGACCGCCCCCATCGACGCTGTGGGACGCGCGCAGCCGCAGTACTTCGAACGGGAAAAGCGCGGCTCGATCGGCCGGTGGCTCATCGCCGTCGCCGTGCTGGCCGTGCTGACCGTCGTGGTGACGCTGGCGATCAACATGACCGGCGGCGGCACCCGCGACGTTGCAGTGCCCGACGTGAGCGGCAAGGTGTCGGCCGACGCGGTCGCCGAGCTGCAGAACCGCGGCTTCAGGACCCGCACCCAGCAGAAGCCGGACTCCAACGTCCCGCCCGACCATGTGATCGGTACCGACCCGGCCGCCAACTCGTCGGTCGACGCCGGCGACGAGATCACCATCAGCGTGTCGACCGGCCCCGAGCAGCGCGAGATTCCCGACGTCAGGAACCTCAGCTACGACGACGCTGTGGAGAAGCTCACCGATGCGGGGTTCGAGAACTTCCGGCCGTCCTCGTCGCCGTCGACACCAGAGATGAAGGACAAGGTTCTCGGCACCAACCCCCCCGTCAACCAGACGTCGGCGATCACCAACGAGGTCACCATCGTGCTGGGCGCAGGCCCGGAGACTCGCCCGATCCCCGATGTGAAGGGGCAGGCGCAAGAGAGCGCCATGCAGATTCTGACGGCGTCGGGCTTCACCAAGAGTGTGCCGGTCGAGGTCGACAGCACACTTCCGGCCGGGCAGTTACTTGGTACCAATCCGCCTGCCGGACAAACGGTTCCGATCGACACAGTGATTCAGATGCAGGTGTCACGGGGCAATCAGTTCGTGATGCCCGACCTGCGAGGTCAGTTCTGGACCGACGCCGAGCCGAGGCTGCGCGCACTGGGCTGGATAGGCGTACTCGACCGTGGCGGCGACGTTCAGAACAGCGGCCAGCGCACCAACGCCGTCGTGACCCAGAGCCCGTCGGCGGGCACCGGAGTGAATTACGACGGCCGGATCACGCTGAGTTTCGCGTCGTAG
- a CDS encoding protein kinase domain-containing protein, translating into MSPRVGVTLSGRYRLQRLIATGGMGQVWEGVDSRLGRRVAVKVLKAEYSEDAEFVERFRAEARTVAMLNHPGIAGVYDYGETDMDGEGRTAYLVMELVNGEPLNSVLKRTGRLSLRHALDMLEQTGRALQVAHTAGLVHRDVKPGNILITPTGTVKLTDFGIAKAVDAAPVTQTGMVMGTAQYIAPEQALGHDATAASDVYALGVVGYESLSGKRPFTGDGALTVAMKHIKETPPPLPADLPPNVRELIEISLVKNPGMRYRSGGLFADAVAAVRSGRRPPRPNQAPTLGRATPASVPSAAQARAVADLTGRTQVTAARPRPATGSHRPPPAPSRGTFSSGQRALLWAAGVLGALAIVIAILIVLNAQDRKDQEQPSSPTITNTITETTPYSPTAMPGQTEREPVGDGGAEFGVTRINAFASPATVQVTPPLTEPDGQRPSTPEQTWQ; encoded by the coding sequence ATGAGCCCCCGCGTAGGAGTGACCCTGTCGGGCCGCTACCGGCTTCAGCGGCTGATCGCCACCGGCGGCATGGGCCAGGTCTGGGAAGGCGTCGACTCCCGGCTGGGACGCCGCGTCGCAGTGAAGGTGCTCAAGGCCGAGTATTCCGAGGACGCCGAGTTCGTCGAACGGTTCCGCGCCGAGGCACGCACGGTCGCGATGCTCAACCATCCCGGCATCGCCGGTGTGTACGACTACGGCGAGACCGATATGGACGGTGAGGGCCGCACCGCTTACCTGGTGATGGAACTCGTCAACGGCGAGCCACTGAATTCCGTGCTCAAGCGCACCGGCCGACTGTCGCTTCGCCACGCCTTGGACATGCTCGAGCAGACCGGCCGTGCCCTTCAGGTCGCGCACACCGCAGGCCTGGTGCACCGCGACGTCAAGCCCGGCAACATCCTCATCACACCGACCGGGACGGTGAAACTCACCGACTTCGGCATCGCCAAGGCTGTCGACGCCGCCCCGGTGACCCAGACCGGCATGGTGATGGGCACCGCTCAGTACATCGCCCCCGAACAAGCCCTCGGCCACGACGCCACCGCGGCCAGCGATGTGTACGCCCTGGGGGTCGTTGGCTACGAATCCCTTTCGGGCAAACGGCCGTTCACCGGAGATGGTGCGCTGACCGTGGCGATGAAACACATCAAGGAGACCCCGCCGCCGCTGCCCGCCGATCTGCCGCCCAATGTGCGCGAGCTTATCGAGATCTCGCTGGTCAAGAACCCGGGTATGCGGTACCGCTCGGGCGGCCTGTTCGCCGACGCGGTTGCCGCTGTCCGGTCGGGCCGCCGTCCGCCGAGGCCTAACCAGGCACCGACACTCGGACGGGCAACGCCCGCGTCGGTGCCGTCGGCAGCCCAGGCGCGCGCCGTCGCGGACCTGACCGGACGTACCCAGGTCACCGCCGCCCGGCCGCGCCCGGCCACCGGAAGCCATCGCCCTCCCCCGGCGCCGTCGCGCGGCACATTCTCCTCCGGTCAGCGGGCACTGCTGTGGGCGGCCGGCGTGCTCGGCGCCCTCGCGATCGTCATCGCGATACTCATCGTGCTGAACGCCCAGGACCGTAAAGACCAGGAGCAGCCGTCGTCGCCGACGATCACCAACACCATCACCGAGACCACCCCGTATTCGCCGACAGCGATGCCTGGTCAGACCGAACGGGAACCCGTCGGTGATGGTGGGGCAGAATTCGGGGTAACCCGAATCAATGCGTTCGCGTCCCCGGCAACGGTGCAGGTGACACCCCCGCTCACGGAGCCGGACGGCCAGCGGCCCTCAACACCAGAACAGACATGGCAATGA
- a CDS encoding FtsW/RodA/SpoVE family cell cycle protein, with protein sequence MTTQPQSPVAVTPPMPNRRNAELFLLGFAAIITTVALLLVEANQEQGLRWDLAQYAVAYLALFAGAHLAVRRFAPYADPLLLPVVALLNGLGLVMIHRLDLAEGVLIQRGLGGTADQQMLWTLVGVIGFSLVVILLRDHRMLARYGYVCGLTGLILLIIPAVLPRSMSEQNGAKIWIRLPGFSIQPAEFSKILLLIFFASVLVSKRSVFTSAGKHFLGMDLPRPRDLAPLLAAWVASVGVMIFEKDLGTSLLLYASFLVMVYIATDRLSWVVIGLGLFAAGSIAAYYLFDHVQVRVQNWLDPFADPEGAGYQMVQSMFSFATGGIFGTGLGNGQPGTVPAASTDFIIAAIGEELGLVGLAAVLMLYTILIIRGLRTALAVRDSFGKLLAAGLASTLAIQLFIVVGGVTKLIPLTGLTTPWMSYGGSSLLANYLLLGILVRISHSARRPIVTTPQAATPIAAVSTEVIEKV encoded by the coding sequence ATGACGACGCAGCCGCAATCACCCGTGGCCGTCACTCCCCCGATGCCGAACAGGCGTAACGCCGAATTGTTCCTCCTCGGCTTCGCCGCGATCATCACCACAGTGGCCCTGCTGCTCGTCGAGGCCAACCAGGAACAAGGTCTGCGTTGGGATCTCGCGCAGTATGCCGTCGCGTACCTGGCCCTGTTCGCCGGTGCGCATCTCGCGGTGCGGCGGTTCGCGCCGTACGCCGACCCGCTGCTGCTTCCGGTGGTCGCGCTGCTGAACGGGCTGGGGTTGGTGATGATTCACCGCCTGGACCTCGCCGAGGGCGTACTCATCCAGCGTGGCCTCGGCGGCACCGCCGACCAGCAGATGCTGTGGACCCTCGTTGGCGTCATCGGCTTTTCGCTGGTCGTCATTCTCTTGCGCGACCACCGCATGCTTGCGCGGTACGGCTACGTGTGTGGGCTCACCGGCCTGATCCTGTTGATCATTCCGGCGGTACTCCCCAGGTCGATGTCCGAGCAGAACGGCGCGAAGATCTGGATTCGGTTGCCGGGCTTCTCGATTCAGCCTGCCGAGTTCTCGAAGATCCTGCTGCTCATCTTTTTCGCCTCGGTGCTGGTGTCCAAGCGAAGCGTGTTCACCAGCGCGGGCAAGCACTTCCTCGGCATGGACCTCCCCCGACCCCGTGACCTCGCACCCCTGCTGGCGGCGTGGGTCGCTTCGGTCGGCGTGATGATCTTCGAGAAGGACCTCGGCACCTCGCTGCTGCTGTACGCATCATTTCTGGTCATGGTCTACATAGCGACCGACCGGTTGAGTTGGGTGGTCATCGGGTTGGGGCTGTTCGCCGCGGGAAGTATTGCGGCGTATTACCTTTTCGATCACGTCCAGGTCCGCGTGCAGAACTGGCTCGACCCGTTCGCCGACCCTGAGGGCGCCGGTTATCAGATGGTGCAGTCGATGTTCAGCTTCGCCACCGGTGGAATCTTCGGTACCGGTCTGGGCAACGGGCAGCCCGGCACCGTGCCCGCCGCGTCGACAGACTTCATCATCGCCGCCATCGGTGAGGAACTCGGCCTCGTGGGCCTGGCCGCTGTCCTGATGCTGTACACGATCCTGATCATCCGCGGGCTTCGCACAGCGCTCGCGGTGCGCGACAGCTTCGGCAAGCTGCTCGCCGCCGGACTGGCCTCGACGCTGGCAATCCAACTGTTCATTGTGGTGGGCGGCGTGACCAAGCTGATCCCGCTGACCGGGCTCACCACGCCATGGATGTCCTACGGGGGTTCGTCACTGCTGGCGAACTACCTGCTGCTCGGGATCCTGGTCCGGATATCCCATTCGGCGCGGCGCCCCATCGTCACCACCCCGCAGGCGGCGACGCCGATCGCGGCGGTGAGCACCGAGGTGATCGAGAAGGTATGA
- a CDS encoding PP2C family protein-serine/threonine phosphatase gives MTLVLRYAARSDRGLVRANNEDSVYAGARLLALADGMGGHAAGEVASQLVIAALAHLDDDEPGGDLLSKLDTAVRDGNSAIAAQVEADPELEGMGTTLTAILFAGNRLGLVHVGDSRGYLLRDGELSQITKDDTFVQTLVDEGRITLEEAHSHPQRSLIMRALTGHEVEPTLIMREARAGDRYLLCSDGLSDPVSHETILEALQIPDTAESADRLIELALRGGGPDNVTVVVADVVDYDYGQTQPILAGAVSGDDDQTVPPNTAAGRASAFNPRRNVAKRVEPPPQEPVRAPRSRRRIFIAAALLILVVVAGLVIGREIVRSNYYVTAHDGIVSIMRGVPGSILGLSMQETYRHGCLTDRNDLNLIAPGQAPSGCQLFRVTDLKEAERAQVEAGLPTGSEDDAIVQINKLAQGSVLPVCLPPPTTPPPSPRPSAVPHSPDPSNSPGVPNTSPDNTTTGQPTEGTPAPETPRTVTKPAPPAPPDASSPSPASPPSPAPPAPLPDQTVTALPPPPQEPGTNCRELS, from the coding sequence GTGACACTGGTGCTCAGATACGCCGCGCGCAGCGACCGCGGCCTCGTCCGCGCTAACAACGAGGACTCCGTCTACGCCGGCGCGCGGCTACTCGCGCTCGCCGACGGCATGGGCGGTCATGCAGCCGGCGAGGTCGCCTCCCAGCTGGTGATCGCGGCGCTGGCCCACCTCGATGACGACGAGCCCGGCGGCGACCTGTTGAGCAAGCTCGACACCGCGGTCCGCGACGGCAACTCCGCGATCGCGGCCCAAGTCGAGGCCGACCCCGAGCTCGAGGGCATGGGCACCACGTTGACCGCGATCTTGTTCGCGGGCAATCGTCTTGGACTTGTCCACGTCGGCGACTCTCGCGGCTATCTACTCCGCGACGGTGAGCTCAGCCAGATCACCAAGGACGACACGTTCGTCCAGACCCTGGTCGACGAGGGCCGCATCACGCTCGAGGAGGCGCACAGCCATCCGCAGCGGTCACTGATCATGCGCGCGCTCACCGGTCACGAGGTGGAGCCGACCCTGATCATGCGCGAGGCACGCGCCGGGGACCGTTACCTGCTGTGCTCGGACGGTCTGTCCGATCCGGTCAGTCACGAGACCATCCTCGAGGCGCTGCAGATCCCCGATACGGCCGAAAGTGCAGACCGCCTAATCGAATTGGCGCTGCGCGGCGGTGGACCCGACAACGTGACGGTGGTGGTGGCTGACGTCGTCGACTACGACTACGGCCAGACTCAGCCCATCCTTGCGGGGGCCGTATCCGGTGACGACGACCAGACCGTGCCGCCCAACACGGCGGCGGGCCGCGCATCCGCGTTCAACCCGCGGCGCAACGTAGCCAAACGTGTCGAACCGCCTCCTCAGGAGCCGGTCCGTGCACCGCGCTCGCGGCGGCGAATATTCATCGCCGCCGCGCTTTTGATTTTGGTGGTGGTTGCCGGCCTGGTAATCGGGCGCGAGATCGTGCGCAGCAACTACTACGTCACCGCGCATGACGGCATCGTGTCGATCATGCGCGGTGTGCCCGGGTCCATCCTCGGCCTGTCGATGCAGGAGACGTACCGACATGGTTGCCTGACAGACCGAAACGACCTCAACCTCATCGCGCCGGGCCAAGCGCCGTCCGGCTGCCAGCTCTTTCGCGTCACAGACCTGAAAGAGGCCGAAAGGGCGCAGGTTGAGGCGGGCCTGCCGACCGGCTCCGAGGACGACGCCATCGTCCAGATCAACAAGCTCGCCCAAGGTTCGGTGCTGCCGGTCTGTCTACCGCCGCCGACAACTCCGCCACCGTCGCCGCGCCCCAGTGCGGTCCCCCATTCGCCGGACCCGTCGAATTCGCCTGGTGTGCCCAACACTTCACCGGACAACACGACAACGGGCCAGCCGACGGAGGGCACGCCAGCGCCGGAAACGCCGCGGACGGTGACGAAGCCGGCTCCCCCCGCGCCGCCCGATGCCTCGTCACCCTCGCCTGCGTCTCCACCGTCGCCCGCACCTCCAGCGCCGCTGCCGGACCAGACCGTCACCGCACTGCCCCCGCCGCCGCAGGAACCCGGGACGAACTGCCGGGAATTGTCATGA
- a CDS encoding aminodeoxychorismate/anthranilate synthase component II: MRVLVVDNYDSFVFNLVQYLGQLGVNAEVWRNDDDRLATEDDIANAAQTFDGVLLSPGPGTPERAGASIPLVKACAAAETPLLGVCLGHQAIGVAFGGTVDRAPELLHGKTSSVHHTNSGVLQGLPDPFTATRYHSLTILPETMPAELEVTARTFRGERTEGMDEGGVVMGVRHVELPIHGVQFHPESILTEGGHRMLANWLGYCGAAPEETLVRRLEDEVATAVVAATTRNSA; encoded by the coding sequence ATGCGTGTCCTGGTCGTCGACAATTACGACAGCTTCGTGTTCAACCTGGTCCAGTACCTGGGTCAGCTCGGGGTGAACGCCGAAGTCTGGCGCAACGACGACGACCGGCTGGCCACCGAGGACGACATCGCCAACGCCGCGCAAACGTTCGACGGTGTGCTGCTCTCCCCCGGGCCGGGCACTCCCGAGCGCGCAGGCGCCTCGATCCCACTTGTCAAAGCCTGTGCAGCCGCCGAGACTCCCCTGCTCGGCGTGTGCCTGGGCCATCAGGCCATCGGCGTGGCCTTCGGCGGCACCGTCGACCGGGCACCCGAGCTGCTACACGGCAAGACCAGTTCCGTACACCACACCAACAGCGGTGTGCTGCAGGGACTTCCGGATCCATTCACAGCCACGCGCTATCACTCGCTGACCATCCTCCCCGAGACAATGCCAGCGGAACTCGAAGTGACCGCACGCACCTTCCGGGGCGAGCGAACCGAGGGGATGGATGAAGGCGGCGTCGTCATGGGTGTGCGCCACGTCGAATTGCCCATCCACGGTGTCCAGTTCCACCCAGAGTCGATCCTGACCGAGGGGGGACACCGGATGCTGGCGAATTGGCTGGGCTATTGCGGCGCAGCGCCTGAGGAAACACTGGTGCGCCGACTGGAGGACGAAGTCGCCACCGCGGTCGTCGCGGCTACGACGCGAAACTCAGCGTGA